CAGACTgcaaaatgagcagatttcaaATACAAAAGACACTAATTCCAACACAAATCCACTTGAAAGGTgcattaaaaagaaattattggaCAAAAATTATATAGCAAAGTACCAgcagaaaaaacaaaaagaattcAAGTGCCTTCCTCTAAAACTATAGCTTACCTTGAGTCTTGTACTTCTCATATAGGTGTGAGAGTTCTGTATAATTTGACGATGTCAAACCACTACAATGCAGAAAAAAAACATTCCATAAGACCTCAAGTGGCCCAGAATAGATGAAGGCATTAAAAATTGGTTGGTGTCCAAGCAATTGTTCACATATGAAACATGAAACTTTATTAAGCTTATAGGAACATAGAAGGTAGCAGACTAAGTATCTGCCAAGGAGAGACAGAACATTCTTAAAAGGAAAGGTTTACCATTTTGAAGCAACATTAACAATCAATAGAATTTTCCTCTTAAATTTGCTGAGAGAAACGTCCTTCCCATCAATGTCCTGAACATTGTGAACAAAAAAAATAGGTCATTTGGTCAAGCTACATTTTATTGCTAGTTAGTAATTATTTAGTGCATTAGAACTTCAAATAttataagaataaaaatattttgcaaGTGCCGAATACAAGAAAATGAATAAAGAAGAAATAAAGTAAGAATTGCAGAGAAGATAATGACTTCTCAATCTTATGTATCCTGTACCAACATCAACAGTTGAAGCCTAACATCTGCAAATAAGTTGTAGATTTTGATCTTTCAAGCTTTCCttagttaataaataaaagttcCTTAATTGAGAAAATTTAAAACAATACCCAACGTTTGGAACTCGAAAAATTCACCTTCACAGTGTAGCTGTGTATACTTTTCTCAGTGGCAGCTCTCGCATAAACTCCAAAAGAACGAGTTTTTGAGAGAACCCCAGGAAAATTTTGCGATTGCAGAGAGAACCCATGTTGCAGAAAAGTCGAATTAGTAGACCCAAATGAGGAATTCACAGAAGGAACAAAGAAAGCTACTGAAGGCCGTGAGGAATAAGAGTTTGAAGTTAATTTCAACATGGTTAGACTCTGTAAAGGCGAAGAGGAAGTCACAGATGCCATCTGAGTTTTGCTTTTTTCTCTTCTGGGACTCTTCGGTGGATTACGGGAATCAAAGAGTGCTTAGAAGAAACTATATGACAAGCTGAATTCTGACAAAAATGAGATTTAC
The genomic region above belongs to Manihot esculenta cultivar AM560-2 chromosome 3, M.esculenta_v8, whole genome shotgun sequence and contains:
- the LOC110611307 gene encoding phospholipid hydroperoxide glutathione peroxidase 1, chloroplastic isoform X1 is translated as MASVTSSSPLQSLTMLKLTSNSYSSRPSVAFFVPSVNSSFGSTNSTFLQHGFSLQSQNFPGVLSKTRSFGVYARAATEKSIHSYTVKVNFSSSKRWDIDGKDVSLSKFKRKILLIVNVASKCGLTSSNYTELSHLYEKYKTQGFEILAFPCNQFGGQEPGSNPEIKQFACTRYKAEFPIFDKVDVNGPNTAPVYKFLKSSAGGFLGDVIKWNFEKFLVNKNGKVVERYPPTTSPFQIERDIQKLLAA
- the LOC110611307 gene encoding phospholipid hydroperoxide glutathione peroxidase 1, chloroplastic isoform X2, which codes for MASVTSSSPLQSLTMLKLTSNSYSSRPSVAFFVPSVNSSFGSTNSTFLQHGFSLQSQNFPGVLSKTRSFGVYARAATEKSIHSYTVKDIDGKDVSLSKFKRKILLIVNVASKCGLTSSNYTELSHLYEKYKTQGFEILAFPCNQFGGQEPGSNPEIKQFACTRYKAEFPIFDKVDVNGPNTAPVYKFLKSSAGGFLGDVIKWNFEKFLVNKNGKVVERYPPTTSPFQIERDIQKLLAA